One Brassica napus cultivar Da-Ae chromosome C4, Da-Ae, whole genome shotgun sequence genomic region harbors:
- the LOC106396861 gene encoding zinc finger CCCH domain-containing protein 26, translating into MSETQQVQNSTGSIRSSENIEDTFRRMKVNEENMEGQSSQYPDRPGERDCQFFLRTGQCGYGNTCRYNHPLTHLPQGVFYQRDDLPERIGQPDCEYFLKTGACKYGSTCKYHHPKDRNGAGPVLFNVLGYPMRQGEKSCPYYMQKGMCRFGVACKFHHPHPNPQPHNGSHATTYGMSSFPSVGFPYGGGLPMMSMPPPTYGVMPPPPANYGAMPPRPQVPHPQAYMPFVVPPPQGWSTYMAGSNPIYNVKTQPDSSSSASVPVAVTSHQHSVSERAECRFFMNTGTCKYGDDCKYTHPRERMLPPPPPNLPARPGKPACGNFASGFCKYGANCKFAHPMPLNPYDGTGLTMPSLPTAYASPFTTHLPSRSDSNALSNGSKPAAENHTSETERQNDKSEVQDPSQLSGSDSTALSNGNKPSAENETSETEGTEKSGVQGSSDSAALSNGNSGAESPSSETKKQEDHPSQPDKGKQESSDK; encoded by the exons ATGTCTGAAACTCAGCAGGTTCAGAACTCTACTGGGTCGATTCGATCTTCCGAGAATATTGAAG ATACCTTCAGGAGGATGAAAGTTAATGAAGAGAATATGGAGGGGCAATCAAGTCAATATCCTGATCGTCCCGGTGAGCGAGATTGTCAGTTCTTTCTAAGAACTGGGCAGTGTGGCTATGGAAACACCTGCCGATACAATCATCCTCTTACTCATCTTCCACAG GGTGTCTTTTATCAAAGAGACGACCTGCCTGAGAGGATTGGTCAGCCAGATTGTGAG TATTTTCTGAAGACAGGAGCATGTAAGTATGGCTCAACATGTAAATATCACCACCCAAAAGACAGGAACGGTGCTGGACCCGTGCTGTTCAATGTTCTCGGCTATCCTATGCGACAG GGTGAGAAGTCATGCCCATATTACATGCAGAAAGGAATGTGTAGATTCGGAGTTGCCTGCAAATTCCATCATCCTCATCCTAATCCTCAGCCTCATAATGGCAGCCACGCTACTACATATGGAATGTCTAGTTTCCCTTCTGTTGGGTTTCCTTATGGAGGTGGCTTGCCGATGATGTCTATGCCTCCTCCAACATATGGAGTTATGCCACCTCCTCCTGCAAACTATGGAGCCATGCCGCCGCGTCCTCAAGTTCCTCACCCTCAGGCCTATATGCCCTTCGTGGTTCCACCTCCTCAAGGCTGGTCTACTTACATG GCTGGATCTAACCCCATTTATAATGTGAAAACTCAACCTGACTCCAGCTCGAGTGCATCGGTGCCTGTTGCAGTGACATCGCATCAGCACAGTGTTTCTGAAAGAGCTGAATGTAGGTTCTTCATGAACACCGGAACCTGTAAATATGGAGATGATTGCAAGTACACTCATCCGAGAGAAAGGATGTTACCACCGCCACCACCAAATCTTCCAGCTAGACCa GGGAAACCAGCATGTGGTAACTTTGCCTCCGGATTCTGCAAGTATGGAGCAAACTGCAAATTTGCTCACCCAATGCCACTAAACCCTTACGATGGTACAGGCCTGACCATGCCTTCTCTGCCTACTGCCTATGCTTCACCTTTTACAACTCATCTGCCAAGCCGCTCTGATTCAAATGCTCTCTCCAATGGTAGTAAACCTGCTGCAGAGAATCACACCTCAGAGACTGAGAGACAAAACGACAAGTCTGAAGTGCAGGACCCATCACAACTAAGCGGCTCTGACTCAACTGCTCTCTCCAATGGTAATAAACCTTCTGCAGAGAATGAGACCTCAGAGACTGAAGGAACAGAGAAGTCTGGAGTGCAGGGCAGCTCTGATTCAGCGGCCTTGTCCAATGGCAACTCTGGTGCAGAGAGTCCAAGTTCAGAGACTAAGAAACAGGAAGACCATCCTTCACAGCCAGACAAAGGAAAGCAGGAGTCATCTGATAAGTGA
- the LOC106396226 gene encoding protein disulfide-isomerase 2-3, which produces MYIKSPSTWLTLLCLSFGFLNLTNALYGSSSPVVQLTASNFKSKVLNSNGVVLVEFFAPWCGHCKALTPTWEKVASVLKGVATVAAIDADAHQSAAQDYGIQGFPTIKVFVPGKPPVDYQGARDAKSIANFAYKQIKALLSDRLEGKSKPSGGGSREKKSEPSASVELNSSNFDELVIKSNDLWIVEFFAPWCGHCKKLAPEWKRAAKNLKGKVKLGHVNCDVEQSIMSRFKVQGFPTIMVFGVDKSSPYAYDGARSASAIESFATELVEASAGPVEVTELTGPDVMEKKCGSAAICFVSFLPDILDSKAEGRNKYLEMLLSVAEKFKRHPYSFVWVAAVTQPDLEKRVNVGGYGYPAMVAMNVKKGVYAPLKSAFELQHLLEFVKDAGAGGKGNVPMNGTPEIVVTKAWDGKDGEVMEEDEFSLEELMGGDDDANVGTKDEL; this is translated from the exons ATGTACATCAAATCACCATCAACGTGGCTCACGCTTCTGTGCCTTTCATTCGGATTCCTCAATCTCACCAACGCTCTTTACGGATCTTCGTCCCCTGTGGTTCAGCTCACTGCTTCTAACTTCAAATCCAAG GTACTTAATTCAAATGGAGTTGTGTTGGTAGAGTTCTTTGCACCGTGGTGTGGTCATTGTAAAGCTCTTACACCAACGTGGGAGAAAGTGGCTAGTGTTTTGAAAGGTGTCGCTACCGTTGCAGCTATTGATGCTGACGCCCACCAGTCTGCTGCTCag GATTATGGTATTCAAGGGTTCCCAACCATCAAGGTCTTTGTTCCTGGAAAGCCTCCTGTTGATTACCAAGGAGCTAGAGATGCTAAATCCATTGCTAATTTTGCTTACAAGCAG ATTAAGGCTCTCCTGAGTGACCGTTTGGAAGGAAAAAGTAAACCATCTGGAGGAGGATCTAGGGAAAAGAAATCTGAGCCTAGTGCATCCGTGGAATTGAACTCTAGCAACTTTGATGAGTTGGTCATCAAAAGCAATGACCTCTGGATCGTTGAGTTTTTCGCACCTTG GTGTGGACACTGCAAAAAGCTTGCTCCTGAGTGGAAAAGAGCTGCAAAGAACTTGAAGGGGAAGGTGAAATTAGGTCATGTCAATTGCGATGTTGAGCAG TCGATTATGAGCAGATTTAAGGTGCAAGGATTCCCTACAATTATGGTATTTGGTGTAGACAAAAGCAGCCCATATGCTTATGATGGTGCTAGATCTGCGTCAGCTATAGAATCTTTTGCTACAGAACTTGTGGAGGCTAGTGCTGGGCCTGTTGAAGTAACTGAACTAACTGGACCG GATGTCATGGAAAAGAAGTGTGGTTCCGCTGCTATTTGCTTTGTCTCTTTCCTACCTGACATTCTCGATTCCAAAGCTGAAGGAAGGAACAAGTATCTCGAGATGTTGTTGTCCGTTGCCGAGAAGTTTAAGAGACATCCTTACAG TTTTGTGTGGGTGGCGGCTGTAACGCAGCCGGATTTGGAGAAGAGAGTTAACGTGGGAGGATACGGTTATCCAGCAATGGTAGCCATGAACGTGAAGAAAGGAGTGTATGCTCCTCTTAAAAGCGCATTTGAGCTTCAACACCTCTT AGAATTTGTGAAGGATGCTGGGGCCGGTGGAAAAGGAAACGTGCCAATGAACGGAACACCGGAGATCGTTGTGACAAAAGCGTGGGACGGTAAAGACGGGGAAGTGATGGAGGAAGATGAATTCTCACTTGAAGAACTCATGGGAGGTGATGATGATGCTAATGTAGGAACCAAGGATGAGCTGTGA
- the LOC106396225 gene encoding centromere/kinetochore protein zw10 homolog gives MPEIDALFDSLNVRELLSGHDLDDPTTPLSAPDLRLLVNRLESHSLRIKSKVQSYLLAHHSEFSDLFSTCQDAVSRTRLISDDVSDVVQLVSDRPIDVEIREVVDEIREKTKEVRVKRESLGLVNAVVGVCEALRETKEALKCGGFGFAAERIREIKVVLRVGEEEEGEPVAYVLLRREWSDCFDEIQEVLAKFVETAVRFELDSRELRISYQLSVGETNGIALRTVLEAMEVIGMLDYGLAKAADSIFKHVITPAVTHSSTFFAVEDSCKTSGEVAEATLNLEQSLDHKTEDVDGDAIYSGVLTVVKFVCSSLCFGNVTWIHSFGRLTWPRLSELIISKFLSKVVPEDASKFADFQKVIERTSQFETALKELSFVSPSDSEGRLSKYAENVEVHFASRKKIEILAKARSLMLQCNFTIPQGLATSLKSDGADESLDANSSKLIVRLLFSSEMCVVSEAASQLVHLVHKTLEDVCLSSARVGLEFYHAARDSILLYEAVVPVKLGKQISGINQAAVLLHNDCLYLFEEILGLAFEYRASFPSSIKEYAVFADIAPRFKLMAEEVLQRQVQLVISSLQEAIDSADGFQDTHQIKQFESAKFSVEQVVFSLEKVHLIWKPVLLPKTYKQSMRMVLESVFRRITRDILLLDDMAADETFQLQRLIHLMLENLSSLLGSLKSADDTSRPLDDLIPSLRKTRKLAELLDMPLKSITSAWGSGELFSCNYTRTEVQDFIKAIFTDSPLRKECLWRIEDVS, from the exons ATGCCGGAGATCGACGCGTTATTTGATTCTCTCAACGTCCGGGAACTTCTCTCCGGACACGATCTCGACGATCCGACGACTCCATTATCAGCTCCGGATCTCCGTCTCCTCGTAAACCGTCTAGAGTCCCATTCCCTCCGGATCAAGTCCAAAGTCCAGTCCTACCTCCTCGCACACCACTCCGAATTCTCAGACCTTTTCTCGACCTGCCAAGACGCCGTCTCCAGGACTCGTCTGATCTCCGACGACGTCTCCGATGTCGTGCAATTGGTTTCCGACCGTCCGATTGATGTAGAGATTCGAGAAGTGGTCGATGAGATAAGGGAGAAGACCAAGGAAGTAAGGGTGAAGAGAGAGTCGCTCGGTTTGGTGAACGCGGTCGTGGGGGTCTGCGAGGCGTTGCGGGAAACGAAGGAAGCTTTGAAGTGCGGAGGGTTTGGGTTCGCTGCTGAGAGGATCAGAGAGATTAAAGTCGTGTTGAGGGTtggtgaagaggaagaaggagaaccTGTTGCTTACGTTTTGCTTAGGAGAGAGTGGTCTGATTGTTTTGATGAG ATTCAGGAGGTTCTTGCAAAATTCGTGGAAACTGCAGTGCGTTTCGAGCTGGACTCGCGTGAGCTCAGGATTAGTTATCAGCTAAGCGTTGGTGAGACTAATGGAATCGCTCTTAGAACGGTTCTCGAGGCAATGGAG GTGATTGGAATGTTAGACTATGGGCTTGCGAAAGCAGCTGACTCAATCTTCAAGCACGTCATTACCCCAGCTGTAACTCATTCATCCACTTTTTTTGCTGTAGAAGATTCATGTAAAACTTCAGGGGAAGTAGCCGAAGCGACATTAAACCTAGAACAATCCCTAGATCACAAG ACTGAAGATGTGGACGGAGATGCAATATATTCAGGAGTTCTTACAGTTGTTAAATTCGTTTGCAGCTCCTTGTGCTTTGGAAACGTTACGTGGATCCATTCGTTCGGGCGATTGACATGGCCGAGGTTATCAGAGCTAATTATTTCTAAGTTTCTTTCAAAG GTTGTCCCAGAAGATGCTTCTAAATTTGCCGACTTTCAGAAAGTTATTGAGAGGACCTCTCAGTTTGAAACAGCTCTGAAGGAACTGAGTTTCGTTTCACCGTCTGACTCAGAGGGAAGGCTCAGCAAATATGCTGAAAATGTGGAGGTTCATTTTGCATCTAGAAAGAAGATTGAGATTCTAGCAAAAGCAAGAAGTCTGATGTTGCAGTGTAACTTTACGATTCCTCAG GGACTTGCTACCAGTTTGAAGTCTGACGGTGCGGATGAGTCTTTAGATGCAAATTCGTCAAAGCTCATCGTTCGCTTACTTTTTTCATCTGAAATGTGTGTGGTGTCGGAAGCTGCTTCTCAACTTGTTCACTTGGTGCATAAGACTCTCGAG GATGTTTGTTTGTCTTCTGCAAGGGTTGGTTTAGAGTTCTACCACGCTGCTCGAGATTCTATACTTCTTTATGAAGCTGTTGTTCCCGTCAAA TTAGGGAAACAAATCAGTGGCATCAATCAGGCTGCTGTTCTTCTGCACAACGATTGTCTATATTTGTTTGAAGAGATACTTGGACTTGCTTTTGAG TATCGTGCTAGCTTCCCTAGTTCCATCAAGGAGTATGCAGTATTTGCTGATATAGCCCCAAGATTTAAATTGATGGCGGAAGAAGTtttacaaagacaagttcagcTTGTTATTTCAAGTTTGCAGGAG GCTATAGACAGTGCAGATGGATTTCAAGATACTCATCAAATAAAGCAATTCGAATCTGCAAAATTTAGCGTTGAGCAG GTTGTCTTTAGTCTAGAGAAAGTGCATCTGATATGGAAGCCAGTACTACTACCCAAAACTTACAAACAAAGCATGCGCATGGTTTTGGAGTCGGTGTTTCGAAGAATAACCAGAGACATTCTTCTTCTGGACGACATGGCTGCTGATGAAACTTTTCAG CTACAAAGATTGATTCATCTCATGTTGGAGAATCTATCTTCTTTACTCGGTTCCTTGAAATCTGCAGACGACACTTCTCGTCCTCTTGATGATCTCATACCATCTTTGCGTAAAACTCGAAAACTAGCAG AACTATTGGATATGCCTCTTAAGTCTATAACTTCAGCTTGGGGAAGTGGCGAATTGTTTAGTTGCAATTATACAAGAACAGAG GTACAAGATTTCATCAAGGCTATATTTACAGATTCACCGTTGAGAAAAGAATGTTTATGGAGGATAGAAGACGTTAGCTAG